Within the Ensifer canadensis genome, the region GCTCTGCGACATGGTCGCCTTGTAGACCGCGTCCTGTTCTGGGTTGTGGCTGTCGTTGCGATCCACTTCTTCCCGCGCACCTGGCTGACATTTGGCACTGACGCGACCGCCAGCATCGAGGCTTTCGGCGCGTCGCTCTTCTGGAACATGATGCAGTTGCTGATCGCGGCGGCGGGTACAGCGCTTGCCTTCGCGCTGCTTGCGGCGGCGCTGACGGATGTCATGGACGATCTCAGGCGCGAGCGCGATGTCGACCCGCTGACGGGTGTCCTCAATCGTCGGGGGCTGGAGGAGCGAGTGGCAAGGCTGTTTCGCAATGCGGGTGCACCGCTCAGCCTGATCCTCTGCGATATCGATCATTTCAAGGCGATCAACGACGCCCATGGACATGCGGCCGGTGACAGAGTGCTGGCGACGTTTGCGGGCGTATTGCGCGACAGCGTGCGTGAAGCAGATCTTGTCGCGCGGATTGGCGGCGAGGAGTTCGCAATCCTCCTACCTGGGATGGACGTGGATGCGGCGATGGCGGTTGCCGAGTGTATTCGCGAGCGGCTGGCAATTCACCGTTTTCCTGTTCTTGGCGCGACAGAAAGCGTGACCGCGAGTTTCGGTCTGGCGCAACGCGATGGCAGTGAACGTTTCCAGGCGTTCAGCGCGCGCGCCGATGCAAGGCTTTATCGCGCCAAGCGCGAGGGGCGCGACCGGGTCGTGGCTGCGGATATGCCGCTGACCGCTGGGCCGGCAGAGGTTGCTCAGCCGGCAAATGCAGCCAGTCCGGCTGCCTGAAGCAATAACCGAGGGCGGCTGGCTTCGGCGGACTATTCCAAGGAAGCAGAAAACCCGCCAACTGACGCTGGCGGGTTTCAAATGTCTGCCCCTTGATGCGCCGGTTATCAGCTTGCCGGTGCAGCCGGCTTTTCCGCCTTGGCGCCGCCGAGGAATTCTTCGCACCAGCTCGGGCCGTCGGCGCGCTTGTGGTCACCGACCAGGCGGATCGAGCGGATGACATAGTCCGAAGAGACGGTCAGCTGCACCGAGCAGCTCAGATATTCCGTGCGGGCCGAGGAGATACGCTTGCCGCGCTTGCCGTCCTTGCCGGTTTCGTACTGGGCCGGGGTCTTGCGGGTCTTATAGCCGCCCTTCCAGTTGTAGACGGTGGAACTGCCGCTTTCGACGTCGGAGAGCGGAGGACCATACTGGGCGAAGAAGCCGCCGGCCGGCTGACCGAGCCAACGCGATTCAACTGCGTTTCTGGAAATCGCCGTCGTCGTGGTGCAGCCTGCGAGCACAAGCGCGAGGCCTGCCACCGTCATCATGCGGAAGTTCATGTTTTCGTCCCTTTGGCTCTCGTTCGGAAGTAGGCGTGGCGCGCGCGCCCCAATCCCCTGAGTTTGCGCGCTTTCCGCTGAGCCTCTAGCGCCAAAAGCCGGCAAAGAAAATCCGCTGTCTGCATTCTATCTAAGGAAAATGCGAAGCGTTGCAGAAAGTCCCTATCTGGCCCCGGAAACCTCACCGCAACGTGATCGGTTGAAGTCGTTTCTGGTCCCTTCGCCCGCCGCTGCGGGCATGGGAAACCGTTGCTCCATTTCGATGCGAATCGCTCCGCGGGAGGGCTTCTGGTGGGCGCGGTCTTCGCCGAGACGCGAAAGCGCTAGAGTTTCGTCGGTGCGCAGGCATTGTCCGCTCCGCTGTGTCGGTCAGGGGCGGCTCCTGTGGGTCTACTCCCCGATCAGCTTGCAGCCGATCTTGGTGGCGCTCCCGGCGATCGCCTTCAGCGGACCGTCATAGACATCGCAATCGAGCAGGTTGTCCGGGCCGCTGCGACGGGCGGAATGGACGTTGATGTTGACGAGAGGTTCGCCGTCCTTGACCCAATGCAGCCGCGTCTCGATGTCGCCCTTGCCGGGGATCGCCACCACGGCCGGTTCGCCATCGCGCTCGGTCCTGTCCTCGCCGAGATCGATCATGCCGATCTGATCAGCATGCTCTTCTGCGCCCGCCGCCGGCTCGCCGGAATAATAGGCCGCGATCACGACCCCTTCCTTCAGCGCCTGAAGTTTGCTCGCGGCGGCCTGCGAGAAGGAAAGATCCACTTCAAAGCCCCAGGGTCCGGCAATATCGGCACCAGCCGGGCCAGCCAAGAGACCAAGGATCATTGCGGCAAGCGACACGGGACGGATGATGGGCGACACGGCAGCACTCCTTGGCAATGGCGGGCAAAAAAGCGGACACAGCAGACAATCGACACGGGCCATCCCCGTCAAGGGGCGGCCTCAAGCACGAGCAGTCGCCTTCTGTCCTGGTCGATTGCTGGTGTGCCTGACGGGTGTGTCGGACAAGAGGCGGAACGCGGTTTCGGCCGGGGTTTTCCACTGTACCGGCTTTTTTGGCGAGACCGAGAAGGTTTTTCGAAATAGGCGCTTGTGCAATCCAAATGCCTGTTCTATAGAGGCGCCGCTGGTCACGGAGTGTAGCGCAGTCTGGTAGCGCACCACGTTCGGGACGTGGGGGTCGGAGGTTCGAATCCTCTCACTCCGACCAGC harbors:
- a CDS encoding GGDEF domain-containing protein, translated to MNGPLAASAIASAWPGLFVLFGLAFGWAWSIEKKRHYLLLLTAACLLFATAAFMQIMLLPLDIGANTIPTGLLYTLAVLAAAEAILRRSGRGMGWKAALGAIGVITALLWYFYYIRPNLLVRIYVQAFGYGLILAATAWRIRALRHGRLVDRVLFWVVAVVAIHFFPRTWLTFGTDATASIEAFGASLFWNMMQLLIAAAGTALAFALLAAALTDVMDDLRRERDVDPLTGVLNRRGLEERVARLFRNAGAPLSLILCDIDHFKAINDAHGHAAGDRVLATFAGVLRDSVREADLVARIGGEEFAILLPGMDVDAAMAVAECIRERLAIHRFPVLGATESVTASFGLAQRDGSERFQAFSARADARLYRAKREGRDRVVAADMPLTAGPAEVAQPANAASPAA